The following proteins come from a genomic window of Corynebacterium falsenii:
- the sucC gene encoding ADP-forming succinate--CoA ligase subunit beta, translating to MDLYEYQARDLFDKHKVPVLKGVVATSPTQAEQAASTLGGTVVVKAQVKVGGRGKAGGVKLAHSPQEAADAADAILGLNIKGHVVRKVMVAEGADIAEEYYFSILLDRTKRRYMAMLSKEGGVEIEQLAKERPEALVRRNFSPLDGMTDTLAREMAQEAGFDDEDVKKLVPVFKKLYDVYTSEDATLVEVNPLVKTASGEILALDGKVSLDDNARFRHPEHSELEDHSAVNPLELKAQKMGLNYVKLDGSVGIIGNGAGLVMSTLDVVAYAGEDLPGQPKPANFLDIGGGANAEVMANGLEVILGDDQVKSVFVNVFGGITACDEVAKGIVQAYRILEADGITPKPLVVRLDGNNAEKGRQILDEANVPGLQREDTMDSAARAAAELAADNN from the coding sequence GTGGATCTATACGAGTACCAAGCTCGAGATCTCTTCGACAAGCACAAAGTCCCCGTCCTCAAAGGCGTCGTCGCCACATCACCTACCCAAGCAGAGCAGGCCGCCAGCACACTCGGCGGGACCGTCGTCGTCAAAGCTCAAGTCAAGGTTGGCGGTCGTGGCAAGGCAGGTGGCGTAAAGCTCGCCCACTCGCCCCAGGAGGCGGCAGACGCGGCAGATGCGATCCTCGGGCTCAACATCAAAGGCCACGTGGTGCGCAAGGTGATGGTCGCCGAGGGCGCCGACATCGCCGAGGAATACTACTTCTCCATACTCCTGGACCGCACGAAGCGCCGTTACATGGCCATGCTCTCTAAGGAGGGTGGCGTGGAAATCGAGCAGCTCGCCAAGGAGCGCCCCGAGGCTTTGGTGCGCCGGAACTTTTCCCCACTCGACGGCATGACCGACACCCTCGCCCGCGAGATGGCGCAGGAAGCCGGTTTCGATGACGAGGACGTCAAGAAGCTCGTCCCCGTGTTCAAGAAACTCTACGACGTCTACACGAGCGAAGACGCCACACTCGTTGAGGTCAACCCACTGGTCAAGACCGCCTCCGGCGAGATCCTCGCCCTCGACGGCAAAGTGTCCCTCGATGACAATGCCCGGTTCCGCCACCCGGAGCACAGCGAGCTGGAGGACCACAGCGCGGTCAACCCCCTCGAGCTCAAGGCCCAGAAGATGGGCCTGAACTACGTCAAGCTTGACGGCTCCGTGGGCATCATCGGCAACGGTGCCGGATTGGTCATGTCCACCCTGGACGTGGTCGCCTACGCCGGCGAGGACCTGCCCGGCCAGCCCAAGCCCGCCAACTTCCTCGACATCGGCGGCGGCGCTAACGCGGAGGTCATGGCCAATGGTCTGGAAGTCATCCTCGGTGATGACCAAGTGAAGTCCGTGTTTGTCAACGTTTTCGGTGGCATCACCGCCTGCGACGAGGTAGCCAAGGGCATCGTGCAGGCCTACCGCATCCTAGAGGCCGACGGCATTACTCCCAAGCCGCTCGTGGTTCGCCTCGACGGTAACAACGCAGAAAAGGGCCGCCAGATCCTCGACGAAGCCAACGTGCCCGGCCTGCAGCGCGAAGACACCATGGACAGCGCAGCGCGCGCAGCAGCGGAACTGGCTGCAGACAACAACTAG
- a CDS encoding antitoxin, with protein sequence MGIMDKAKEFANNEENTDKVLDKGAEFAKDKLGQDKADKVDKARDAIDDKLGDNQGNDQQQ encoded by the coding sequence ATGGGCATCATGGACAAGGCTAAGGAATTCGCCAACAACGAAGAGAACACCGACAAGGTGCTGGATAAGGGCGCTGAGTTCGCCAAGGACAAGCTCGGCCAGGACAAGGCTGACAAGGTCGACAAGGCTCGCGACGCCATCGACGACAAGCTGGGCGACAACCAGGGCAACGACCAGCAGCAGTAA
- a CDS encoding formate/nitrite transporter family protein translates to MGETTPTQPREIPAGAFNEAATKAARKKTGLFTHDLPRYSVRAILAGAYLTLGTAFAAVGGAAAEKVAPGTGAFVFGMLFFIGLASILLLGAELATGTMMFMCFGASRRELSWPKALLIIVVTTVFNLVGAILVAVIIGQSAKLGGIGPDHLLGTLTEGKLTKTPTGIFLEATAANFVVNMAVVGSLLIKDYAGKFFFTQFVIGIFVVLGLDHLIANFSLFSLSFFTIDGGLPHLDPAHVLTNWGMAFLGNLLGGGVLIGSLYAWLNRGENAGAQGYRD, encoded by the coding sequence ATGGGCGAGACGACCCCCACCCAGCCGCGCGAGATTCCCGCGGGCGCGTTCAACGAAGCGGCGACGAAAGCCGCCCGCAAGAAAACGGGGCTGTTCACCCACGACCTTCCGCGCTACAGCGTGCGGGCGATCCTTGCGGGCGCGTATCTGACGCTCGGCACTGCCTTCGCCGCGGTGGGCGGTGCGGCCGCGGAGAAGGTCGCGCCGGGTACGGGCGCGTTCGTGTTCGGGATGCTGTTCTTCATCGGTCTGGCCTCGATCCTGCTACTCGGCGCGGAGCTGGCCACGGGCACGATGATGTTTATGTGCTTCGGGGCGTCACGCCGGGAGCTCTCGTGGCCGAAGGCGCTGCTCATCATCGTGGTGACTACGGTGTTTAACCTGGTGGGGGCGATTCTCGTGGCCGTGATCATCGGCCAATCCGCGAAGCTGGGAGGCATCGGGCCGGATCACCTGCTGGGCACGCTAACCGAGGGAAAGCTGACGAAGACCCCGACGGGCATCTTCCTCGAGGCCACGGCCGCGAACTTCGTGGTCAACATGGCCGTGGTGGGCAGCCTGCTGATCAAGGACTACGCGGGCAAGTTCTTCTTCACACAGTTTGTCATCGGCATCTTCGTGGTGCTGGGCCTGGACCACTTGATCGCGAACTTTTCGCTGTTCTCGCTGTCGTTTTTCACCATCGATGGCGGACTGCCGCACCTGGATCCAGCCCATGTGCTGACGAACTGGGGCATGGCTTTCCTGGGCAATCTGCTGGGCGGTGGTGTGCTGATTGGCTCGCTGTACGCGTGGCTGAACCGCGGGGAGAACGCGGGCGCGCAGGGCTACCGCGATTAG
- a CDS encoding ABC transporter permease: MSVKSRNLATPRWLLPFAVVGLLVVAGPLVGLVASIPWSQVPQLVSTQEARQAFVLSLVTATVSTVVCVVLGFPLSLWLRRWFALADRRGSGPLSGFSKAAVAAVQLLVYAPLVLSPVVSGLAMIFFWGRRGIVGGWLDSVGIHLAYTTLGVMMVQVFVSLPFFVATTVTALAAIPRRLEEAAATEGASRTETLRHIVIPLAAPGMATGAVLSFARSLSEFGATITFAGNIAGESRTIPLLVSLGLSSGDMDQALGACILLLGIYLFVIAAVVAVRVISAVSRASTASRISSVGRTS; encoded by the coding sequence ATGTCCGTGAAGTCCCGCAATCTCGCCACGCCGCGTTGGCTGCTGCCCTTCGCGGTGGTGGGCCTGCTTGTGGTGGCCGGACCGCTGGTGGGACTCGTCGCCTCGATCCCGTGGTCGCAGGTGCCGCAGCTGGTGAGCACGCAGGAGGCTCGGCAGGCCTTCGTGCTCTCGCTGGTGACCGCCACCGTCTCCACGGTGGTGTGCGTGGTGCTGGGCTTTCCCCTGTCGCTGTGGCTGCGCCGGTGGTTCGCCTTGGCGGACCGCCGCGGATCGGGTCCGCTATCGGGCTTTTCGAAAGCCGCCGTGGCCGCCGTGCAGTTGCTCGTGTACGCACCGCTGGTGCTCTCCCCGGTGGTCTCGGGTCTCGCGATGATCTTTTTCTGGGGTCGCCGCGGCATCGTGGGCGGTTGGCTGGATTCGGTGGGTATCCACCTGGCGTACACGACCCTGGGTGTGATGATGGTGCAGGTGTTTGTGTCTCTGCCTTTTTTCGTCGCCACGACCGTCACCGCCCTAGCCGCCATTCCCCGCCGCCTCGAGGAAGCCGCCGCCACCGAGGGCGCGAGCCGTACCGAGACCTTGCGCCACATCGTGATTCCGCTGGCCGCGCCGGGCATGGCCACCGGCGCGGTGCTGAGCTTCGCCCGGTCCCTCAGCGAGTTCGGCGCCACCATCACCTTCGCGGGCAATATCGCCGGGGAATCCCGCACCATCCCGCTGCTCGTCTCCTTGGGCTTGAGCTCCGGCGACATGGACCAGGCCCTCGGGGCCTGCATCCTGCTGTTGGGCATCTACCTCTTCGTCATCGCTGCGGTGGTGGCCGTGCGCGTGATCAGCGCAGTAAGTAGGGCGAGCACAGCGAGCAGAATAAGCAGTGTAGGAAGGACATCATGA
- a CDS encoding nucleosidase: MSDRVSLPTSTTTPESASPALRGTVVAGRPLFVVAVASEAAALPEDTPVVVTGIGRINATLVLIDVLRQLERIGQLPSEVINIGTAGALSPGMSGVYRVSRVLLHDFSHASVAALIGHDAYPPLDLDGEEQVTLATGDTFVDDAETRDALAQQADLVDMEGYAIALVARHFEVPVQLLKIVSDSADAAASETWGRDVPRLARELARHELVAKHSEDPE; encoded by the coding sequence ATGAGCGATCGAGTTAGCCTCCCCACCTCCACCACCACTCCAGAAAGCGCATCTCCGGCGCTGCGCGGCACGGTCGTTGCCGGTCGGCCCCTGTTCGTCGTCGCCGTGGCCAGCGAAGCGGCGGCGCTGCCGGAGGACACTCCCGTGGTTGTCACCGGCATCGGCCGGATCAACGCCACCCTCGTCCTCATCGACGTGCTGCGGCAGTTGGAGCGCATCGGCCAGCTTCCGTCCGAGGTCATCAACATCGGCACGGCCGGGGCCCTATCCCCCGGCATGTCCGGGGTGTACCGCGTCTCGCGGGTGCTGCTGCACGATTTCTCCCACGCCTCCGTGGCTGCGCTCATCGGCCACGATGCCTACCCACCGCTGGACCTCGACGGCGAGGAGCAGGTGACGCTCGCCACCGGGGACACCTTCGTGGACGACGCCGAGACGCGCGATGCCCTTGCACAGCAGGCTGATCTTGTGGACATGGAGGGCTACGCGATCGCACTGGTCGCCCGGCATTTCGAGGTTCCCGTTCAGCTGCTCAAAATCGTCAGCGATTCCGCCGACGCCGCTGCGTCCGAGACGTGGGGCAGGGACGTTCCGCGGCTCGCGCGCGAGCTCGCGCGCCATGAGCTCGTGGCGAAGCACTCCGAGGACCCCGAGTAA
- the moaA gene encoding GTP 3',8-cyclase MoaA yields the protein MVSPTAPRLLADQFGRVADDLRISLIDKCNLRCTYCMPAEGMEWLPTGDLLTAEEAVRLADIGVRTFGVKDIRFTGGEPLVRKDLADIIAGVRELHPGVSIALTTNALGLDKRIDSLVRAGLTRINVSLDTIRRDTFATITRRDRLDQVVSGIDAARRAGLAPIKVNAVMMRGLNDGQAPELLQWCLDRDLQLRFIEQMPLDADRHWARENLVSAQEIRDSLATRFDLSPHPAPRGSAPAQLWDVRRTTGADTAATNETTDTEVLGQVGIIASVTESFCAACSRTRITADGKIRTCLFSQTETDLLGLLRGGASDDEIADTWQAAMWNKPRAYGSNEVTLNSPEYVQPERTMSAIGG from the coding sequence GTGGTATCTCCCACCGCCCCTCGCCTCCTCGCCGATCAGTTTGGCCGCGTCGCCGACGACCTGCGCATCTCCCTGATCGACAAGTGCAATCTGCGTTGCACGTACTGCATGCCCGCCGAAGGCATGGAGTGGCTGCCCACCGGCGACCTCCTCACCGCCGAGGAAGCCGTGCGCCTCGCTGACATCGGCGTGCGCACCTTCGGAGTCAAAGACATCCGGTTCACCGGTGGCGAGCCGCTGGTCCGCAAGGACTTAGCGGACATCATCGCGGGAGTGCGCGAGCTGCACCCGGGTGTCTCCATCGCGCTGACCACCAACGCCCTCGGCCTGGATAAGCGCATCGATTCCCTCGTCCGCGCGGGCCTGACCCGCATCAATGTCAGCCTCGATACGATCCGCCGCGACACGTTCGCGACCATCACTCGCAGGGATCGGCTGGACCAGGTTGTTTCTGGTATCGACGCCGCCAGGCGCGCCGGCCTCGCGCCCATCAAAGTCAACGCGGTGATGATGCGCGGCCTGAACGACGGCCAAGCGCCCGAGCTGCTGCAGTGGTGCCTCGACCGCGACCTTCAGCTGCGCTTCATCGAGCAAATGCCGCTGGATGCCGACCGGCACTGGGCCCGCGAGAACCTTGTGAGCGCCCAGGAGATCCGCGATTCCCTGGCCACCCGCTTCGATCTCAGCCCGCACCCGGCGCCGCGCGGGTCGGCACCGGCGCAGCTGTGGGACGTGCGGCGCACTACAGGCGCCGACACCGCTGCAACAAACGAGACAACAGACACGGAGGTCCTCGGCCAGGTCGGCATCATCGCCTCGGTGACGGAATCATTTTGCGCTGCGTGCTCCCGCACGCGCATCACCGCCGATGGAAAGATCCGCACCTGTCTGTTCTCCCAGACCGAAACGGATCTGCTGGGATTGCTGCGTGGTGGGGCGTCGGACGACGAGATCGCCGATACCTGGCAGGCCGCGATGTGGAACAAACCCCGCGCGTACGGCAGCAACGAGGTGACGCTGAACTCGCCGGAGTACGTACAACCGGAGCGCACCATGAGCGCGATCGGCGGCTAG
- a CDS encoding molybdopterin molybdotransferase MoeA has protein sequence MSHTRTPEEHLAEVSRTLRELCPRPVVTLPASRTIGRTLAAAVAAPQDSPAFDNSQMDGYALSAEHLSGGVFPVGPTIAAGADPSRLYPDAISTHLAPIMTGARIPAGTAAIVPVERCDPPEFVTGGNVRIPATDRGQFIRRAGSDLAKGAELFPAGHRVNARTVGAAALLGVQDLPVLRPARVVICTGGEEIGGSGAAQIPDANGPMLAALCDRHHIEVAAHISTSDSPEALEAALTSAISEYRPDAIITSGGISHGKFEVVRQVLEPHGGWFGHVSQQPGGPQGLATFRDTPVICLPGNPVSTAVSFRLFVAPTLGEAQPPFTTIAGEDVQGIAGRECFVRGGVENKEGTLRSRPIGGRGSHLLAQSATATVLLRIPADTLVREGESVETYWL, from the coding sequence ATGAGCCACACCCGCACCCCCGAGGAGCACCTCGCCGAAGTCAGCCGCACACTCCGCGAGCTCTGCCCGCGCCCCGTGGTGACCCTCCCCGCATCCCGCACGATCGGCCGCACCCTCGCCGCCGCAGTCGCCGCGCCCCAGGATTCCCCCGCATTCGATAACTCGCAGATGGACGGCTACGCCCTGTCCGCAGAACACTTGTCCGGCGGGGTTTTCCCGGTCGGCCCCACCATCGCCGCCGGTGCGGATCCTTCTCGTCTTTATCCCGACGCCATCAGCACCCACCTCGCACCGATCATGACTGGTGCTCGCATCCCAGCGGGTACCGCAGCGATCGTCCCAGTGGAACGCTGTGACCCACCCGAGTTCGTGACCGGCGGGAACGTCCGAATACCCGCCACCGACCGCGGGCAGTTCATCCGCCGCGCCGGCAGCGACTTGGCGAAAGGTGCGGAGCTCTTCCCCGCAGGCCACCGCGTCAACGCCCGCACTGTCGGCGCGGCGGCACTGCTGGGGGTGCAGGACCTGCCCGTGCTGCGGCCCGCCCGAGTGGTGATCTGCACCGGTGGCGAGGAGATCGGCGGCAGCGGCGCAGCCCAGATCCCAGACGCCAACGGCCCCATGCTCGCCGCCCTCTGCGACCGCCACCATATCGAGGTGGCCGCACACATCAGCACCTCCGATTCCCCCGAGGCACTGGAAGCGGCGCTGACCAGCGCCATCAGCGAATACCGCCCCGATGCGATCATCACCAGCGGCGGCATCAGCCACGGCAAGTTCGAGGTCGTCCGCCAGGTGCTGGAACCCCATGGCGGATGGTTCGGCCACGTCAGCCAGCAACCGGGCGGGCCGCAAGGGCTCGCCACTTTCCGCGACACCCCGGTGATCTGCCTGCCGGGCAACCCCGTGTCCACGGCGGTGAGTTTCCGCCTGTTCGTCGCGCCGACCTTGGGGGAGGCGCAGCCCCCGTTCACCACCATTGCCGGGGAGGATGTGCAGGGCATCGCGGGGCGGGAGTGTTTCGTGCGTGGCGGCGTCGAGAACAAAGAAGGAACACTGCGCTCCCGGCCGATCGGCGGGCGTGGATCGCATCTGCTGGCGCAATCAGCGACGGCGACGGTGCTGCTGCGGATCCCCGCGGACACCCTCGTTCGGGAGGGCGAATCTGTGGAAACGTACTGGTTATAG
- the sucD gene encoding succinate--CoA ligase subunit alpha has product MAIFLDSDSKIIVQGMTGSEGMKHTQRMLDSGSAIVGGVNPKKAGETVTFRDGQEIPVFGSVREAMSATGANVTVIFVPAKFTKAAAEEAIRANIPLAVVITEGVPVKDTAEFFALAKESNTRIIGPNCPGIISPGQSNAGIIPAESAGEPGKIGLVSKSGTLTYQMMHELSDLGFTTCVGIGGDPIIGTTHIAAIEAFQNDPDTKAIIMIGEIGGDAEEYAAKYIAENVTKPVVGYIAGFTAPEGKTMGHAGAIVSGSSGTAEAKRQALEEAGVRVGKTPTQAGQLMREALAEIGEA; this is encoded by the coding sequence ATGGCTATTTTCCTCGATAGCGATTCCAAAATCATCGTCCAAGGCATGACCGGATCCGAGGGCATGAAGCACACGCAGCGCATGCTCGACTCGGGCTCCGCCATCGTCGGCGGTGTCAACCCGAAGAAGGCGGGGGAGACCGTCACCTTCCGCGACGGCCAAGAAATCCCCGTCTTCGGTTCCGTCCGCGAGGCCATGAGCGCCACCGGCGCCAACGTCACCGTCATTTTCGTTCCGGCCAAGTTCACCAAGGCCGCAGCCGAAGAAGCGATCCGCGCCAACATCCCCCTTGCGGTCGTCATCACCGAAGGCGTGCCCGTCAAGGACACCGCCGAGTTCTTCGCCCTCGCGAAGGAATCTAACACTCGCATCATCGGTCCGAACTGCCCCGGCATCATTTCCCCCGGCCAGTCCAACGCGGGCATCATTCCCGCTGAGTCGGCCGGTGAGCCCGGCAAGATTGGCCTCGTGTCCAAGTCCGGCACGCTGACCTACCAGATGATGCACGAGCTCTCCGACCTGGGCTTCACCACCTGCGTTGGCATTGGCGGCGACCCCATCATCGGAACCACCCACATCGCCGCCATCGAGGCCTTCCAGAACGATCCGGACACAAAGGCGATCATCATGATCGGCGAGATCGGAGGCGACGCCGAAGAATACGCCGCGAAGTACATCGCCGAGAATGTCACGAAGCCCGTTGTGGGCTACATCGCCGGCTTCACCGCTCCCGAGGGCAAGACCATGGGCCACGCCGGCGCCATCGTCAGCGGATCCTCCGGTACTGCAGAGGCCAAGCGCCAAGCCCTCGAGGAGGCTGGCGTGCGCGTGGGCAAGACTCCTACCCAGGCCGGCCAGCTCATGCGCGAGGCGCTCGCGGAGATTGGCGAGGCCTAA
- a CDS encoding GDSL-type esterase/lipase family protein: MTKKIFHSARVAAVAALSVLGMSFGASAAVAQPAAPALPPLPAVPALPAPGSPVPLVPGAGSSNLPPAGPKQIVAFGDSFTANAGKGGPRGLQSGQVPWVANCLTDMENWPKIAGAKLNKSVGDWSCNGTGGMPMVQLKAYLESAIAYGDLAPQTEKVVLMYGGMDTVQWFDTASVLAGQVNTNPTLFRGLIQDVVNRVHQVAPNAEVVLASYPEYATNDQLCLFNQQLGPVPVNVPIPAPGGTKIQEGLRDSIRLAAEASGAKFIDVYQASIGHGTCQPDPAQRWTAGFQDPVRGPMPNHPTVAGEYAMGDIIAGQLY, from the coding sequence ATGACGAAGAAAATCTTTCACTCTGCACGAGTGGCTGCCGTAGCGGCTCTTTCCGTCTTGGGGATGAGTTTCGGAGCGTCCGCGGCGGTTGCTCAGCCCGCTGCCCCCGCTCTGCCCCCGCTCCCCGCTGTGCCGGCCCTGCCTGCGCCGGGATCACCTGTGCCCCTGGTTCCGGGCGCGGGTAGCTCCAACCTTCCCCCGGCAGGACCGAAGCAGATCGTGGCATTCGGCGATTCCTTCACCGCCAATGCCGGCAAGGGTGGCCCTCGTGGTCTGCAGTCCGGTCAGGTTCCGTGGGTGGCTAATTGCCTCACCGACATGGAGAACTGGCCCAAGATTGCTGGTGCGAAGCTGAACAAGTCTGTGGGTGACTGGTCCTGCAACGGCACCGGTGGTATGCCGATGGTTCAGCTCAAGGCGTACCTGGAGTCGGCCATCGCCTACGGTGATTTGGCACCCCAGACCGAGAAGGTCGTCCTCATGTACGGCGGTATGGACACTGTGCAGTGGTTCGACACTGCCAGCGTGCTCGCCGGCCAGGTCAACACCAACCCCACTCTGTTTCGCGGTCTGATCCAGGATGTCGTGAACCGTGTGCACCAGGTCGCCCCGAACGCTGAGGTTGTCCTGGCTTCCTACCCGGAGTACGCCACCAACGACCAGCTGTGTCTGTTCAACCAGCAGCTGGGCCCCGTGCCGGTGAATGTGCCGATCCCGGCTCCGGGTGGCACCAAGATCCAGGAGGGTCTGCGCGACTCCATCCGCTTGGCTGCAGAGGCAAGCGGTGCCAAGTTCATCGACGTGTACCAGGCCAGCATCGGCCACGGCACCTGCCAGCCCGATCCGGCTCAGCGCTGGACCGCTGGATTCCAGGACCCGGTGCGTGGCCCCATGCCGAACCACCCGACGGTCGCAGGTGAATACGCCATGGGCGACATCATCGCCGGCCAGCTGTACTAA
- the modA gene encoding molybdate ABC transporter substrate-binding protein — MTPTPDNPQRTDASTQKRQLLVWILRIGVLVAVLALAIAGLGACSSEDNGSGKESGNGSSNPSTASAERAAVSGPATIFAAASMKPVGDELTAVFTAAYPDASLTWSYGGSSDLVRQIEQGAPADVFISANQKNMTKALSTQDFEGAQAHVIATNTLVLALPQGNPGHINSIEDLSGKRVAICAPQVPCGTIAHSALEAKGITLDKPSEEPNVASVSTKVATGEVDAGFMYSTDVKAQADKGVTAIDINGVEPNQYPVALTTRGRDNATAKAFTEWLNTDTAQQILARYGFTPAT; from the coding sequence ATGACCCCGACTCCCGACAACCCCCAACGCACCGATGCCTCGACGCAGAAGCGGCAGCTGCTCGTGTGGATTCTGCGCATCGGCGTGCTCGTGGCGGTGCTGGCGCTCGCCATCGCGGGGCTCGGGGCTTGCAGCAGCGAGGACAATGGCAGTGGCAAGGAAAGCGGCAACGGCAGCAGTAATCCCAGCACTGCCAGCGCCGAACGCGCCGCCGTGTCCGGGCCCGCCACCATCTTCGCGGCCGCCTCGATGAAACCAGTGGGAGACGAGCTCACCGCAGTGTTCACCGCCGCCTATCCCGATGCCTCGCTGACGTGGAGCTACGGCGGATCCTCCGACCTCGTGCGCCAGATCGAGCAGGGTGCACCGGCGGACGTGTTCATCAGCGCGAACCAGAAGAACATGACCAAGGCGCTGTCTACCCAGGACTTCGAGGGGGCGCAGGCGCACGTCATCGCCACGAACACCCTGGTGCTCGCATTGCCGCAGGGCAACCCGGGGCACATCAACTCCATCGAGGATCTCTCCGGCAAGCGCGTGGCGATCTGCGCCCCACAGGTGCCCTGCGGCACCATCGCCCACAGTGCCCTAGAGGCCAAGGGCATTACGCTCGACAAACCCTCCGAGGAACCGAACGTGGCCAGTGTGTCCACGAAGGTCGCCACCGGTGAGGTCGATGCCGGCTTTATGTACTCCACCGACGTGAAAGCCCAGGCAGACAAGGGAGTCACGGCCATTGATATCAACGGCGTGGAACCCAACCAATACCCCGTGGCGCTCACCACCCGCGGCCGGGACAACGCCACCGCCAAGGCCTTCACCGAATGGCTGAACACGGACACCGCCCAGCAGATCCTCGCCCGCTACGGATTCACCCCGGCCACCTAG
- a CDS encoding pyridoxamine 5'-phosphate oxidase family protein — protein MTTYEQLAYDSFVRRRQASIGTTLPERVGPFEFDPADLALIRGADSFFLSTVTGAGWPYVQHRGGPRGFVHVLGERQLGWLEMAGNNQYVTTGNVDRDGRVAMFFIDYPTRTRLKVFGHAKVVELDEDPDLVATLRDLGDREIRSKVLRAMVVDVVAADRNCTKHIKPRWDKEQVDERIDLYRADIRALKEELEAARAELQSARAELRDARKQQERGC, from the coding sequence GTGACTACCTATGAGCAGCTGGCCTACGATTCTTTCGTCCGACGCCGCCAGGCGTCCATCGGCACCACCTTGCCCGAACGGGTCGGACCGTTTGAATTCGACCCGGCCGACCTGGCCTTGATTCGCGGGGCGGATTCCTTCTTCCTGTCCACGGTGACCGGCGCTGGGTGGCCGTACGTGCAGCACCGCGGCGGGCCACGCGGGTTTGTCCACGTGCTGGGGGAGCGGCAGCTTGGGTGGTTGGAGATGGCGGGGAACAACCAGTACGTGACCACGGGAAATGTGGACCGCGATGGGCGGGTGGCGATGTTCTTCATTGACTATCCCACCCGCACGCGCCTGAAAGTGTTCGGGCACGCAAAGGTGGTGGAGCTGGATGAGGATCCGGATTTGGTGGCCACGCTGCGGGATCTGGGGGATCGGGAGATCCGCTCGAAGGTGCTGAGGGCGATGGTGGTGGACGTGGTTGCGGCGGATCGCAATTGCACGAAGCACATCAAGCCGCGGTGGGACAAAGAGCAGGTGGACGAGCGGATCGACCTGTACCGGGCGGATATCCGGGCCTTGAAAGAGGAGCTGGAAGCGGCGCGGGCAGAGCTGCAGAGCGCGCGGGCAGAGCTTAGGGATGCAAGAAAACAGCAAGAACGGGGGTGTTAG